One window of the Rosa rugosa chromosome 3, drRosRugo1.1, whole genome shotgun sequence genome contains the following:
- the LOC133735958 gene encoding uncharacterized protein LOC133735958, whose protein sequence is MNYNMQQMDHTLSDLLNMLVTAEKQIKKESGSAAIIASSSSSKSKCKGKGKKKQVIKPKGVVQKKKKKEQKEPKGICFFCNKDGHWKRNCKAYLASLKNKSSTEGPSGSKEA, encoded by the exons atgaactataatatgcaacaaatggatcatactctttctgatcttctcaatatgctggtaacagctgagaagcaaattaagaaagagagtgggagtgcggctattatcgcttcttcttcatccagtaagtccaaatgtaaaggcaaagggaagaagaaacaagtgataaagcctaagggagtagtccaaaagaagaagaagaaggaacaaaaggaaccaaaaggtatttgtttcttttgcaacaaagatgggcactggaagaggaattgcaaagcttatcttgcatccttgaagaacaagtcttcaacagaag gacctagtgggagcaaggaagcttaa
- the LOC133735997 gene encoding uncharacterized protein LOC133735997 codes for MERFLPDDYEQILYRLYIECVQGTRTVAEYTAEFLRYSERNELEETEGQKVARYISGLKPAIQEKIGLQTVWTVTEATSLALKAELLEKPSRASSFQRYTYQRSTELVNSSAGKGKAIQQNTEGAPRASNPPFKEASGSSSSSGAQNRVPNQKPNNPYARPTTKLCNRCNKSRHRSNVCPERRQSALIDDYDEDDEEVGRADGYEGAEFAVEESPEKINIVLQRILLTSKEDGQRHNIFRPLCSINNKVCNLIVDNRSCENFVARKLVEYLQLPTQPHEAPYSLGWVKKGPQVRVAESCKVPVSIGKHYKNEVLCDIIDMDACHILFGRPWQYDVDVTYKGRDNVMMFMWNSHKIAMAHVSQFERSGVKKRESFLTLSSSEFEMEEAFKESEVICPVVIKGLLTAEKEDIVVPKEVQNMLREFEELISDELPNELPPMRDIQHQIDLVPGASLPNLPHYRMSPKENEILREQIEDLLMKGFIRESMSSCAVPVLLVSKKGNQWRMCVDNRAINKITMKYRFPIPRLEDMLDELEGSKVFTKIDL; via the coding sequence ATGGAGAGATTCTTGCCAGATGATTATGAGCAGATTCTATACAGGTTGTATATTGAATGTGTCCAAGGTACGAGGACCGTGGCTGAGTACACTGCTGAGTTCTTACGTTATTCAGAGCGCAATGAACTAGAAGAAACTGAAGGTCAGAAGGTGGCTCGCTATATCAGTGGGCTGAAGCCAGCCATTCAAGAGAAAATTGGATTGCAAACTGTGTGGACTGTGACAGAAGCTACAAGCCTAGCATTGAAAGCAGAACTATTAGAGAAGCCTTCacgagcttcttctttccaaagGTATACCTATCAAAGGAGCACAGAGTTGGTGAACTCCTCAGCTGGCAAGGGAAAAGCCATACAACAAAATACAGAGGGTGCTCCTAGGGCTTCCAATCCTCCTTTTAAAGAGGCTAGCGGTTCTAGCAGTTCCAGTGGTGCTCAAAATAGGGTCCCAAATCAGAAGCCTAATAATCCTTATGCAAGGCCTACAACAAAACTCTGCAATAGATGCAACAAGTCTAGACATAGGTCTAATGTGTGTCCTGAGAGGAGACAATCTGCCCTTATAGATGattatgatgaagatgatgaagaagttgGAAGAGCTGATGGATATGAAGGGGCTGAGTTTGCAGTGGAGGAGTCTCCTGAGAAGATTAATATTGTGTTGCAGAGGATCTTATTAACTTCTAAGGAAGATGGGCAGCGGCACAATATTTTCAGACCACTTTGTTCCATTAATAACAAAGTGTGCAATCTAATTGTGGATAATAGGAGCTGCGAAAATTTCGTAGCGAGAAAATTGGTGGAGTATTTGCAGTTACCTACACAGCCTCATGAAGCACCTTATTCTCTGGGATGGGTCAAGAAAGGTCCACAAGTTCGAGTTGCTGAGTCCTGCAAAGTACCGGTATCCATTGGTAAACATTATAAAAATGAAGTTCTGTGTGAtattattgatatggatgcttgtcatatTTTATTTGGGCGACCCTGGCAATATGATGTGGATGTGACTTACAAAGGTAGAGATAATGTGATGATGTTTATGTGGAATAGTCATAAAATTGCCATGGCTCATGTTTCTCAATTTGAGAGATCTGGTGTAAAGAAAAGGGAGAGCTTTCTGACCTTGTCTAGCAGTGAATTCGAGATGGAGGAAGCCTTTAAAGAATCTGAAGTTATTTGTCCAGTGGTGATTAAAGGGCTGTTGACTGCAGAAAAGGAAGATATAGTGGTCCCTAAGGAAGTGCAGAATATGTTGAGAGAGTTTGAGGAGTTGATCTCGGATGAGCTGCCAAATGAGTTACCACCTATGAGGGATATTCAGCatcagattgatttggttcCTGGAGCTAGTTTGCCAAATCTGCCCCATTACCGCATGAGTCCCAAGGAGAATGAGATTTTGAGGGAGCAGATTGAAGACTTGTTGATGAAAGGGTTCATTCGTGAAAGTATGAGTTCTTGTGCAGTTCCAGTCCTCCTTGTTTCTAAGAAGGGTAAtcaatggcggatgtgtgttgataaCAGGGCTATAAATAAGATAACTATGAAGTACAGGTTTCCTATTCCTCGTTTGGAGGACATGCTTGATGAGCTGGAGGGTTCCAAGGTGTTTACAAAGATAGATCTTTGA